A segment of the Bacillota bacterium genome:
TCATAATGCTGCAGAGCAGGGTGGTCTTTCCGGCCCCGTTTGGTCCGACCACTACGGTAAGTTCTTTTTCTGGAACTTCTATATCAAGATCAAAAAGTACCTGCAGTTTTCCATAGCCTGAATTAAGTTTTTTAACAGTTAACATTGCTCTACCCCCTTACCCAGGTAGACCTCAATAACCTTGGGATCTGTTAGTACTTTATCGGGTGTGCCTTCCGAAATGATGTTACCTAAATCCATTGCATATACATAGTCTGCAAAAGGAGCTGCAATATCAATCCGGTGCTCAACGACCAGGAAGGTAAGGTTTTCCTTTTCTTTCAACTCTGCCACATGCGAAAGGATTTCATGAGCTGATGCCGGGTCTACACCACCGATTGGCTCATCCAGGGCAATTAATTTAGCTCCGGAAGCAAGCCCTTTTGCTACTTCAAGAAGTTTAAGCTGTGCGGCACCAAGAGCGCCGCTCGGCAGATTCCAATACTTGTCCAACCCAACCTTGGAAAGCACTTCCATCGCCCATAAAATATTTTTTTCTTCCTCTTCAACCCAACTGCGTTTTGAAGGAGCTCTAAAGGGAGCTTCACCGGAATTTCTGATAGTTCCGAGTATATTATCAAGGACTGTCAAGCCGATAAAAGGCAGTGGGATCTGAAAACTTCTGACAAATCCTACCTTGTAGATTTCATGAGGTTTCCACCCGGTAATATCGATATCACCAAAAAGCACCCTGCCTGATGTTGGTTTCAGGATACCGGTGCAGCAGTTGATTAGTGTGGTTTTTCCACAACCATTCGGGCCAATCAACATGGTGAACGTATTTTCTTTAACAACGATATTTACATTATTAACTGCTACTAACCCTTCAAACGCTTTTGTAACATTTTCTGTAACCAGCATGTTACTCACTAGCTCACCACCTTAAATGGGGGCCGGAGCATACCCCGACCCCCGTTTGTTTATTTCAGATTATCAACAATCTAGTAGACAGGAGTTTCCCAGACGATTTCTCTTGTCAGACCATCGAAATAGCCCGGAATGAACCATTCGAAGTTCTCATCAAGCATTACATAGTTGTAATCAGCAAATGCGCGATCACCGTATTCATTCAATTCGATATATCCGCTTGCGCCGTATACTGCTGTCCATTCTTTCGTAACGTCAGGGAATATTTCTCTGACTGCTTCAGAGTCGTATCCAACCTGGTCGATACACATTGCCAGTACCCATACGATATCATAGGTGTTGTATGAGTAAGCATCAGTTTCACGTCCCAATTTTTCCTGGATGTGATCCCTGACACGATCGAAGTTTGACTCAACTGTCAGTTCTGCAGGCTTGTTCATGGAGTTGATGAACTTAACATCGCGTGCA
Coding sequences within it:
- a CDS encoding ABC transporter ATP-binding protein, which produces MLVTENVTKAFEGLVAVNNVNIVVKENTFTMLIGPNGCGKTTLINCCTGILKPTSGRVLFGDIDITGWKPHEIYKVGFVRSFQIPLPFIGLTVLDNILGTIRNSGEAPFRAPSKRSWVEEEEKNILWAMEVLSKVGLDKYWNLPSGALGAAQLKLLEVAKGLASGAKLIALDEPIGGVDPASAHEILSHVAELKEKENLTFLVVEHRIDIAAPFADYVYAMDLGNIISEGTPDKVLTDPKVIEVYLGKGVEQC